DNA from Deltaproteobacteria bacterium:
GCACCAGATTTTTTTCTGTTCAACATTCCGGAATCAGAAGTCGAAAGTCTTCAAAATACGGTGGGCAAATTTGGTATCCAGCTCGATTTTTTGTCGCCGATGATTCTCGCGAGGCTTCAGGCTAAAAATGGTGAGGGTCTCGAATCTGAACAATTTCGGAAGTTTCCCGTTAGAATAACGTGGAGAGAAAAGCCAATTGCGAGCGAAAAGATTCTCGAAGGCGATCCGCTACCAGAAAAGTTTAATGAAGCCGCAGGTCGGGTGCCCCTACTGAGCGTCGAATCCCGCTTTGCGGAACGAAACGATCTCGCGATTGGCGATCGATTGTCTTTTGATGTTCAAGGCGTTCCGATCGAGGGAGAAGTCGGCAATTTGCGCCAAGTGCGATGGACAGACTTCAATCCGAATTTCTTTATTTCATTTCAAGGTGGAGTTTTAGAAGACGCGCCGAAAACGTGGCTTGCGAATATCCGCGCCAAAGACCGCAGCCAGCGCCCAGAAATTCAGGCCGAAATCGTAAGAAAGTTTCCTGATCTTTCGATCATTGATGTCAGTCAGACCTTAGAGAAAATTGTCGCACTTATGCGTGCGATTCTTGGCCCCGCAGAATTCGCGGCATGGCTTGCCTCACTGTTCTCAGTTTTTGTTTTAGTGACGGTGGTAGTGCATTCGACCGTTCTCAGGGCGCATGAGATGACCCTTTTTAGGGTTCTCGGCGCAGAGCCGCATCGCGTTAGGTGGCTTTATCGGACAGAGTTTGCTTTGGCCTCGGGGCTTGGTTCTCTGATTGGCGCTTCCGGCGGTCTGGTCTTAGCGTGGTTTGTCTCGACGCGATTTCTTGATCTCGAATTTCGACCTGATATTGTCCGTTTTTTGATCACGATTTTCGTCGGATTGACGCTTGGCACTTTACTGGGAGAATGGCTTTACCGGCGAACTTCGCGAGGGCTTGGATTCGAGCGCCGGGTCGTGTAGACCTAATCGTCAAGTTTCAAATTTTTTGGAGAGCGCGAAAAATGAATGCCTCACGCATCAATACTAACAGCAGTACAAGCAGTCATGCTCCTTTGATATGGCCCGTCGCAGGAATACTTCTTCTTGCGTCCCTTGCGCGGGTTATCCCCCATACGGCAAACGTCACACCATTTTTTGCAGTGGCGATGGCCGCTGGCGCATGGCTAGGGCGAGATCAGCTTAAACTGACGTCCGCCTTAGCGATTGGTTCGATGGCTATCAGCGATCTCTTCTTGGGTTTTCACTGGACGATGCCGTTCGTTTACGGAGGCCTCTCACTTGGTATTCTTATCGGCGCATTTTCTAGCCCAAAACTTTTGAAAACAGAAAACCGGACGCTTCGTTTACTTAAGTGCGTCGCCGTCGCCGCGGCTGGAAGCACGGGCTTCTTCATCGTTTCGAATTTCGGAGTATGGGCAGTCGGCGAAATTTATCCCTTAACAATGGAAGGCTTCGTTGCCTGTTTTGTTATGGCAGTTCCGTTTTTCCTGAAGAGTTTGGTTTCAGATCTGTTTTTTGGTTCGCTCTTTCTAATGGGTGTGGCTCAATTGGCTTCTCGTCGCGCTGTAGACCTACAAGATGGAGCTCTCAATGCCCGATAAAATGGATCAATGGCCGCAAAACATGAAAGGCAAATTCTACGTCGACAAAACTTGTATTGCCTGTGACGCTTGCTGCATTGCCGCTCCCGACAATTTTAAGATGAATGAGGATGCGGGCCACGCCTTTTTATCAAAGCAACCCGCCTCGCCGGAAGAAGAGTCACAGTGCAAAGAGGCGATGGAAGGTTGCCCCGTAGAGGCCATCGGGGCCGACGGCGAATAAATTTACTTAACCGCGGTTGTTTGAATCAGCGTGCGGGTCGGGTATGGAATCTCAACATTGTTCTCAGTAAACGCTGTGTTAAGAGCGCGGTAAATTTCCGACTTGATCGTTACGACGTTCTCAGTCTCTGTCCACACGTGAATATCAAAGTCGACGGAGGACGCTCCGAACCCTTTCATCAAAAACAGCGGCGCTGGGTGTCTCATCACCTGCGGGTGCCCATGAAGAGTCTCGGTAACGATGGCTTCGACTTGTACCAAATCAGAAGAATAAGCTACGCCTACCTCGAGGTCGACCCTTCGAATCGGGAAATAGGAAAGGTTGACGATATTTGATTTGACCAAGGTTTCATTCGGGATACGAACCATCATATTGGTAAAGGTTCGAATCTTCGTTGAAAGCATATCAATCGCAACAACTTCACCTCGCAGATCACCAATGACAATCGAGTTTCCAACGACGAACGGGCGTTCAAACATCAGGAAAAGGCCACTGATTAAATTGGAGGCTGAGGTTTGTGCGGCAAAGCCTACGGCTACTGTCAGAATTCCAGCGGCACCAAGCAGTACCTTTAAATCAAATCCCAAGCTGTCGAGTGCCGCTGCAATCGACAAAAGTATCAAACCGAAATAGGCAACTTTTTCGAAGAGCATTTTCTTTTGGATGTCGAGATTGCGCATATTCCCGATTGCCTGGCGGGCCCGGCGCGCAAGAAAAAAGCCAACAAGTAACACAATCGCGGCGGTAGCGACCGAGAAAATGTGCTTCTTCGTTATCAGCAGCATGATGTCGTTAGCCCACTCTTTGACTATCATCCTCGCTCCCTAAAGAAGCTCTCAACACTTGTGCCGATGTTAGACCCGAATGCGGCGATCGACTTAATCCCATTTGCCGCGGCTCCTGGCGCCGTGCTTTTGGTAACTGTGCGAGCAGGCTGAACCAGGACAGGTGTGCCGGCATCTTTGGGAAACAGCTTTTCGATTTTCGGCTGCAGGGTACTCGTCACGTCGAGGGTCAATGACTCTGTCCAAAACCCAGTTTGGGGCGAATGGTACAGCGAAAGTCGTCCGCACGGGACCGTGACCTCATTAATCATCACAGTAGCTCCGCCCTGATTGATCAAATGGATCGTGCAACCTGCATAATCAAGTCGAGGTTTGTGATCGCTCCAGCGATCGATTGATAGAACAGGTACTGGGCAGAAGCCGACAGTGCCAACCTGCGCATCGGATCCCAGCCAGGTCACCGCGAGCGGATGTATGGGAATTTCGCATGCCTCGCGCGAACTTCCGTGGGCCGTCGCGATGTCCACCCGAATCACGAGCGGCAAAAGAAAACCGATCGACAGCTTTTCTCCCGCTTCAAGTGCGGCCTGAAATGGAATTTTCAGCCTCAGGTGCGCATCAGGCAAGACAGGTGCGAAAATTAGATCTTCGTTAGGACTGGTAGATGGAATTGTCAGATTTTGAACGGGTGAGGGATGATATCGGCACAGGGCCGAGGGACTTGGAGTTCTTGTTGCCGCGGCCGCTTCAGTGGAGATTCCCGCTAACCGTCTTGCAAAGGTTGAACTTGAACGATGGATCTGTTTCCAAGAAATTCGCCAATTCGATTCGCGGCGCTCGGTCAATAATTCCAAAGGGCCGATCGACCAAAGATCAAAACGATCATGGGTTTGGCGATGGCGCCCCCACCAGGTACTTAGTTCAGTCGATTTGTCGAGATTGTTCACAACACAACGCTAGCAATCGATTGGCGCGACCCGCAAGGACCGTGTACAGTGAAATGGTGCAGCAGGCGGAATCTTTAGGTTAGGAAATGTGATCGTGGCAAAGCTATCAGACAGAACATTACCAAAGACAGTTCGACTGAAGTCGACTCAAAAGAAGAAGCCGAATCAGGGATCGAACCAAGGGTCGACAAAACAAAGCGCTAGAAAGAAAGTGCGATCTTTTGCTGCAAGTCGGAAGACCGCAATCGAGGCGGCGAATGAAATATGCGAGGACCCGTCTCGCGACGGATCCCGAGACCTTAAATCCGAGTTTCTAAATCGCGAAGTGGAATGGCTCGAATTCAATTTCCGAGTTTTAAATGAAGCGACGGATCGTCGCACTCCTCTACTTGAGCGCGTCCGATTTCACGGAATTTATTCGTCGAATTTAGACGAGTTTTTTATGAAGCGAATCGGTAGCCTGCGCCACCAAGTAGAAGTTAGAAGCAAACGGATGGCTGGTGGAATGACGGCCGATGAGCAGCTTGCTACCATCCGAAAAATGGTACAAAGCCAGCAATCCAAACAAGCTGAGTCGTATCACAAAACATTGCGGCCTGAACTCAAAAAAAATGGAATTGAATTACTTGAATGGCGCGATTTGACGTCTACGGAACGTCTGATTGCAACTCGTTACTTCCGCCAAAATGTATTTCCGGTCTTGACGCCTTTGGCGGTCGATCCAGGATTGCCATTCCCTTTTATTTCCAGCCTATCGGTCAGCTTCGGCGTGACTCTCCGGCATCCTGATCGCGATGAAAAGCTTTTCGCTCGGATCAAGGTGCCGCGAATTTTTCCACAGTGGATAAAGCTGAAGCCCGATTCAACTGCAAACGAAGTTGACACTTTTGCCGGAAGCGCGCGCTTTGTCTCGCTCCTCGATGTTATTCATTTCAACTTGCGCGATCTTTTTCCAGACATGGAAATTCTAGATGTGATGCCGTTTCGAATTACTCGCAACGCCGAAGTCGAACGTGAGGAAGACGACGCTGAAGATCTTCTTGAAATGATTGCCGAGGAACTTAAACAGCGTCGCTTCGGTGAAGTCGTTCGACTCGAACACGGGCCGAACCCTGATCCTTGGATGCTTCGCTTTTTAACAGATGAACTCGAGCTCACCGAGGATGCTGTTTACGAAGTAAAAGGTTTGTTCGATTACACAGATTTAAAACCGGTTCTTGATCTGCCGTTACCACAGTTGAAATTTGAACCTTGGACCCCGCTCGTCCCGCCAAGATTGATGGACGAAAACGCGGATATTTTTGATTTGATTCGAGAAGAGGACCTGTTGGTTCATCACCCGTATGAAAGCTTCGGTGCAAGCGTCGAGCGGTTTATTCGGCAGGCGGTCGAGCAGCCAACTGTACTCGCAATCAAAATGACTCTTTACCGGACCGGCGATGATTCTCCGTTTATCCCGCTTTTGATTCGAGCTGCAGAACAGGGTAAACAGGTCGTGGTCTTGATCGAACTAAAGGCTCGCTTTGATGAGGCGCGGAATATTCATTGGGCCCAGCAGCTAGAAAACGCTGGAGTTCACGTTGTATATGGCGTCGTCGGTTTGAAAACGCATGCGAAGACGGCACTGGTAATACGTCAAGAGGCGAAAGGTGTTCAGTGCTACGTCCATTTGGGGACTGGAAATTACCACAAGCAGACGGCGAAGCTTTACACGGACATTGGCTATTTCACCGCGAAGTCGGCTTATACAGAGGACGTCGTCGAACTGTTTCATTTCCTCACGGGTCGAAGTTTAAAGCGCACTTATCACAAGCTTTTGGTCGCGCCGGCAGAGATGAAAGATGGGATTTTAGCTAGAATTCGCAAAGAAACTGAGTACGCGAAAGAAGGTAAGCCGGCTAGAATTATAGCTAAGTGCAATTCCCTCGAAGAACGTGACTTGGTTCGTGCCCTTTACGAGGCGTCGCAAGCGGGGGTTGAAATTGATCTTATTGTGCGAGGATTCTGTTGTCTTCGCCCTCGCGTAAAAAAGTTGAGTGAACGCATTCGCGTGATCTCAGTGATCGGACAATTTTTGGAGCATTCAAGAATTCTCTTTTTCTCTGGCGGTCATCAAAACCCATTGGATGGTGAGTTCTTAATTGGCTCTGCGGATCTCATGTACCGAAATCTTTTAGGTCGAATTGAAACTATGTCACCCATTGATAGTCCGTCGGCAAAAGAACGGCTTTGGGAACTGTTGGACACTTTACTTTCTGACCGAAGAACATCTTGGGAAATGCAATCGGATGGCACCTATGTGCAGTACCAACCACGGACAACCAGCGAGCAAGATGGCACGCATCAGCGATTGATGGCATCGACGCGTGCACGACATGCCGCCGAGCTAAATCTCCTTCAAGAGCGCCAACAAGATAGGCAGCCAGAGGGATGATACTTATCTACGTGCGACATGGAATAGCAATGGAACGAGACGAGTTCGCTCGCCATTGTATTGAGTACGGAATCGAAGGCGACGACGAGCAGCGTCCTCTTACTGCAGAGGGAAAACGCAAAACCAAGCGGGCTGCTATGGGCTTAGCTCGCGCGCTAGATTCACTGCTCATGGCAGGCGCAAGTCCGTCTCGAGCGTTACAGATTAGACCGTTGATTTTGACAAGCCCATTGCTTCGCGCTCGGCAAACCGCTTCGATACTTAACAAGACGCTGGAGAAAACTGGAATTCGCGGAAAATCGAAATTGCCATTGATCGCCGCCTCACTCTCGCCAAACTCAGATCCTCAAGCATTCCGTGATTTTCTCTACGCACACCTACATTCCGACCGTTCGCATAGGGTTCATTCGAGTACGGTCGTCATCGCTGTCGGTCATGAACCCTACTTGGGACGAAGCGTATGTTGGTGGATGATGGGCGAAGCGAAAGCACGTTTTCCACTAAAAAAGGGTGCAGCGACTTGTCTCGAAATCGGCGCTGCCATGGCGCCTGGAGAAGCACGCCTTTTGTGGGCGCTACCGCCTTGGGCGCTGCGAGCTCTAGAAAAAGGCTCAACTCGCTAAAAAAGCTTCAAATGAGGCTTTCGAGTAGACCGTCCCGGAGGCCCACAAACGGCACGTTTAGCGTGTCGGTTGGAATTGACTCCATGACTGCCAAAGTAACGAGCGCTGCGGGAACTACGACGTCCGCGCGATCGTTTTTAAGCCTAAGGTAATGCATACGTTCTTTGACGGTGATCGAAGCTAGGTGATCTGTCAGTTCAGAAAGCTCATCGAAGGTCATCGAATAAATGGAAGTTTTCGAAAGTAAGGCAACTCTTAACTTTCCCAGGCATTCAAAGTTGCCGCCAGTGCCAATCGCAAAATCGATGGATTTGGTTCTCAGGTGCTCTCTTAAGAAAGCCCGCACGGGTTTAAATGATTCTTCGATGATTTCTGGAAGGTGCTTTTCTTTAAGCCCTTTTGCTTCCAGTGCTTCTAGTAAGCGAACGGTTCCCAGAGGGAATGTCTGAGTGGCGCGAATTTTTCGATCCTCGGCGATTGTTAGTTCGACGCTTCCGCCGCCAATATCAATCAAAACGGCCCGTGCGCCTTCTAGATCTACACGTTTTGAAACGGCCGAAAAAATTAGTCGCCCTTCTTCGAATCCGTCGATGACCTGAATCTGAAGCCCGGAAATCTTTAAGACTTCAGCAACAACTGCATCGCGATTGCGTGCTTCTCGCATCGCCGACGTACCAACTGCGCGGACTTGTTTGACCTCGTGCTCTTTTATGAATCGGCGAAACTTAATGAACGTTTCAAGGGTGCGTTCGATGGATTTTTTCGAAATTTCGCCGCTAGAAAAGGTGTCTTTTCCAAGCCGAACACCCTCACGAAACTTTTTTAGAACTTTGATTTCGCCTTTTTCGTCGATTTCCCCGATAACTAGTCGGATCGCGTTGGAGCCCACGTCGATTGCGGCAATGCGACTGCCCGGCTGAAGTCGAGGTTTCGTGTTTGCATTTGGCGTAGTTAGCGTTAGCGACGAGATGGTCATACGTCATAATAGCGTTGAACCGGCCATGAAAATCAAGACCTAACAGATCTCAAACCTTAGACTGACAAACTCTCTGGCAATTTGAGTGCACCATAGATCCATAACTTCGGGGAGGTGACAGATGATTTTGGCAGACTTGCATGTTCACTCGACCTTTAGCGATGGAAAGCTAACAGTATCTCAACTTGTCGATTTCTACGGCAGTCGCGGCTTTGGCTGCATTGCAATCACCGATCATATTTGCGAGAGAAAAAGTTTTCTTGGGTTCGCCGCTGACGCTCTTAAATATAGCGTCAATGAAAATCAATTTGATACTTACATTGGGACAATCGAAGAAGAGGCCAAGCGCGCCTGGCGCGAATATAAAATGCAGGTCTTGCCGGGTTTTGAGTTGTCAAAGAACTCCTGGTCTCATCATCGTTCGGCTCACGTTATCGGCATTGGCGTAAAGAAGTGGTTAGGGGCCGAGCTTCCAATCCAAACAATGACTCGCGAGCTTCGCTCTCAAGGAGCGATCACGATCGCAGCACACCCTGTATTTACTGGCGTCTTAGAGCCTCAAACCCTTCATCTTTGGCACAATCGAGAAACGTTAGCTTTAGAGTTTGACGCCTGGGAAGTCGCCAGTGGGCGCCACTTTTTTAACCAGGTTTTCAATTCCGGATTGCCGTTGATTGCCTCAAGCGATTTGCATCATCCGAAACAAATTCACTCCTGGAAGTCGTTGCTAAAAGTTCGTCGAGGAGAATCTTCATCAGAAGCTGTTCTTGATGCTGTCCGCGAGCAAAAACTCGAATTTGGTTTCTGGAATGAGGCGCGCGGTCAGATCGAATCGACTGGCGCAACTTGTCAACCCGTGATGACGCCACTTTCCTGAGGTTCTATATGCCAGATCAAACCAGAATCGAAAAATGAACTGCAGCGGCCGGAGGCCTTATGAATGAAGTGTCACTGAAATCCTCGAAGAAGTCTGTCGTCCGGTTGCTTCTTACGGCCGCATTCCTGTCGGGAGTTGTTACCGTCGGAACATCGGAAAGGGCGCACGCCACAAAGCTTTTGATGACTGGTGCGGGTTCGACATTTATCAATCCGCTTTTTTCGAAATGGTTCTCTGAATACAATAAGAAGTATCCAGGCGTTGAAATTAACTACCAGTCTATCGGCTCCGGTGGCGGGATCAAGCAGCTGCAAAAGCGAACCATCAATTTTGCTGCGAGCGACGTGCCCATGAGTGAAAAAGAAATGGCTGATGCCGGCGCACAGGTCCTCCATTTTCCAGTCGCGATTGGCGCCGTAGTCCTATCGTTCAATCTTCCAGGCGTTGCATCCGGATTGAAGCTCGACGGAGCGGCCGTGTCCGCAATAGTCAGAGGTCAGATCAAGAAATGGGATGATCCTAAAATCAAAGCCTTGAATCCAGGCATTGCGCTGCCGTCGAAGGCCTTGGTTTTTGTTTATCGTTCGGATTCTTCGGGCACAACCGGAGTCTTCACAGATTACCTCAGCAAAGTTGACCCGAGTTTCGCCAAAGAGGTCGGTGTAGGGAAAGCATTGAAATGGCCGACGGGTCTCGGTGGCAAGGGCAATGAGGGAGTTACCGCTAACATAAAAAATACCGAGGGTGCGATCGGCTACGTCGAGTTGACTTACGCGCTAAATGAAAAACTACCAATGGCTGCTATTAAAAATCAGTCTGGCGTTTTCGCTACAGCCAATCTTTCATCGGTTACCGAAGCGGCAGCCCAATCGCTCAAGATGATTCCCGCGGATTTTATAGTTTCGCTCACCAACGCGGCGGGAACTAAAACTTATCCGATCGCTTCTTTCACTTACCTTTTAGCGTTTGAGAAAACGGCGAAGCCCGCTGGCGATGAACTGGTGAAGCTGATGAATTGGGCATTAGATCATGGCCAGGCATATGCTGCGCCATTGGGATATGCGCCATTGCCAAAAGCGCTGGTCGCCAGAATGCGCGGAAAAGTCGGATCGATCGCAGCTCCTTAAATTCTATTGCACTAAGTCTTGGCGCTTCAGCACTTTGCAGACTTTCGAAAATACTGAGTCCAACATGGGCTCGGTCAGTCTTCTTGTATTAGTGTTTTGTCGTGACGGGTGGTAGCTGCCAATCAGGTGGCGAGTGATTCCCGCCCGATCTCCAAATTCAAAGTGAGCGAGGTGAGAGAATTTGGGCCTCGGCTTGGGCATCTTGCAGGCCCACGTGATTTCGTTTTCAATCGCAGTAAGAGTGCTGTTCCAAGCGATTTGGCCAAGCGCAACAATCACACGAGCATCGGATTTTAGAATACTGCTCTCGAGATATGGCCTGCAGTTTTCGATTTCATTTGGATTCGGTCGATTATCCGGGGGTGCGCAATGGGCGACAGCAGTGATAACAGAATCGATCAATTTATTATCGTCTTTCGATTCAAAGCCAGTCGTTTTGGCAAAGC
Protein-coding regions in this window:
- a CDS encoding ferredoxin — its product is MPDKMDQWPQNMKGKFYVDKTCIACDACCIAAPDNFKMNEDAGHAFLSKQPASPEEESQCKEAMEGCPVEAIGADGE
- a CDS encoding mechanosensitive ion channel family protein, which translates into the protein MIVKEWANDIMLLITKKHIFSVATAAIVLLVGFFLARRARQAIGNMRNLDIQKKMLFEKVAYFGLILLSIAAALDSLGFDLKVLLGAAGILTVAVGFAAQTSASNLISGLFLMFERPFVVGNSIVIGDLRGEVVAIDMLSTKIRTFTNMMVRIPNETLVKSNIVNLSYFPIRRVDLEVGVAYSSDLVQVEAIVTETLHGHPQVMRHPAPLFLMKGFGASSVDFDIHVWTETENVVTIKSEIYRALNTAFTENNVEIPYPTRTLIQTTAVK
- the ppk1 gene encoding polyphosphate kinase 1, translated to MRSFAASRKTAIEAANEICEDPSRDGSRDLKSEFLNREVEWLEFNFRVLNEATDRRTPLLERVRFHGIYSSNLDEFFMKRIGSLRHQVEVRSKRMAGGMTADEQLATIRKMVQSQQSKQAESYHKTLRPELKKNGIELLEWRDLTSTERLIATRYFRQNVFPVLTPLAVDPGLPFPFISSLSVSFGVTLRHPDRDEKLFARIKVPRIFPQWIKLKPDSTANEVDTFAGSARFVSLLDVIHFNLRDLFPDMEILDVMPFRITRNAEVEREEDDAEDLLEMIAEELKQRRFGEVVRLEHGPNPDPWMLRFLTDELELTEDAVYEVKGLFDYTDLKPVLDLPLPQLKFEPWTPLVPPRLMDENADIFDLIREEDLLVHHPYESFGASVERFIRQAVEQPTVLAIKMTLYRTGDDSPFIPLLIRAAEQGKQVVVLIELKARFDEARNIHWAQQLENAGVHVVYGVVGLKTHAKTALVIRQEAKGVQCYVHLGTGNYHKQTAKLYTDIGYFTAKSAYTEDVVELFHFLTGRSLKRTYHKLLVAPAEMKDGILARIRKETEYAKEGKPARIIAKCNSLEERDLVRALYEASQAGVEIDLIVRGFCCLRPRVKKLSERIRVISVIGQFLEHSRILFFSGGHQNPLDGEFLIGSADLMYRNLLGRIETMSPIDSPSAKERLWELLDTLLSDRRTSWEMQSDGTYVQYQPRTTSEQDGTHQRLMASTRARHAAELNLLQERQQDRQPEG
- the pstS gene encoding phosphate ABC transporter substrate-binding protein PstS; this encodes MNEVSLKSSKKSVVRLLLTAAFLSGVVTVGTSERAHATKLLMTGAGSTFINPLFSKWFSEYNKKYPGVEINYQSIGSGGGIKQLQKRTINFAASDVPMSEKEMADAGAQVLHFPVAIGAVVLSFNLPGVASGLKLDGAAVSAIVRGQIKKWDDPKIKALNPGIALPSKALVFVYRSDSSGTTGVFTDYLSKVDPSFAKEVGVGKALKWPTGLGGKGNEGVTANIKNTEGAIGYVELTYALNEKLPMAAIKNQSGVFATANLSSVTEAAAQSLKMIPADFIVSLTNAAGTKTYPIASFTYLLAFEKTAKPAGDELVKLMNWALDHGQAYAAPLGYAPLPKALVARMRGKVGSIAAP
- a CDS encoding uracil-DNA glycosylase → MSTGPTPSDITKCTRCPRLRKHCEAVGRGAVLKRKAFTNERYWMKPVPDFGEYPAKLLIVGLAPAAHGANRTGRMFTGDDSGKWLYRALHKAGFAKTTGFESKDDNKLIDSVITAVAHCAPPDNRPNPNEIENCRPYLESSILKSDARVIVALGQIAWNSTLTAIENEITWACKMPKPRPKFSHLAHFEFGDRAGITRHLIGSYHPSRQNTNTRRLTEPMLDSVFSKVCKVLKRQDLVQ